A window from Exiguobacterium marinum DSM 16307 encodes these proteins:
- a CDS encoding DUF1836 domain-containing protein yields the protein MRDATSIQTLADCLHFMQVGEIERAIALFPEDVREHFPKELRKIHLFHIEKNGLSINQIVALANALTGEHLSATTIQNWTKREVRKIIGVPRIGKKYSLHQAAIIYLLDDLKHLFSLEETSSLLALIFNNPDRDEDDFITPIDFYRLYAEYAKSTSPIDLLDTRAKRSLEKTKYTHPNIVHVLKLCLYAHRVTTLELEAKHYLNRFI from the coding sequence ATGCGCGACGCAACTTCAATTCAAACTTTGGCAGATTGCCTTCATTTTATGCAGGTCGGAGAAATCGAGCGAGCCATCGCCCTCTTCCCCGAGGACGTACGTGAGCACTTTCCAAAAGAGCTTCGAAAAATCCACTTGTTTCATATTGAAAAGAACGGCTTATCAATCAACCAAATCGTCGCACTTGCGAACGCATTGACCGGAGAACATCTCTCTGCGACGACAATTCAAAACTGGACGAAGCGTGAAGTCCGGAAAATCATCGGTGTCCCACGAATCGGTAAAAAGTATTCCTTGCATCAAGCGGCAATCATTTATCTCCTTGATGACTTGAAACACCTTTTTTCACTGGAAGAGACGAGTTCCTTGTTGGCGCTCATCTTCAACAACCCTGACCGGGACGAAGACGACTTCATCACCCCGATTGATTTCTATCGTCTGTATGCGGAATATGCGAAGTCCACAAGCCCGATCGATCTTCTCGATACGCGGGCAAAACGTTCACTTGAAAAGACGAAATATACCCATCCGAATATCGTCCACGTTTTGAAGCTCTGTCTATACGCACATCGGGTGACGACACTCGAACTCGAGGCGAAGCACTATTTAAACCGCTTCATTTGA